The Pyrus communis chromosome 9, drPyrComm1.1, whole genome shotgun sequence genome has a segment encoding these proteins:
- the LOC137744034 gene encoding putative pentatricopeptide repeat-containing protein At5g52630, with protein sequence MLRPNLPKPPQNPLNQQSFEQNYRDICNLLLSLTHSRSLPKGLQLHSHVLKSGLQTIPLISHHLINFYSKNQLPLHSRQIFEEASRKSSTTWSSVISSFAQNELPVLAIEYFRRMIGAQLRPDDHIYPSVAKSCAILNRLDVGQSVHCLAVKTGYEFDVFVGSSVVDMYAKCGEIRDARKVFDEIPEKNVVSWSGMIYGYTQLGQDEEALRLFKQAMVENLDVNDFTFSSVIRVCGNSTLFELGRQIHGLCFKTNFDLSSFVGSSLVSLYSKCGVIEGAYRVFDEIPIKNLGMWNAMLIASAQHVHTDNALDLFKQMESAGMKPNFITFLCVLYACSHAGLVEKGQYYFGLMKEYGIEPGEQHYATLVDLLGRAGKLQEAVKIIDEMPIEPTESIWGALLTGCRIHGDTELAALVADRVFGLGPVSSGLHVLLSNAYAAAGRFEEAAKVRKMLRDRGVKKETGLSWVEEGNKIHTFAAGDRTHMRTKEIYEKLEELGEEMEKAGYVADTSFVLREVNREEKDQTIRYHSERLAVAFGLITFPPDRPIRIMKNLRICGDCHTAIKFMSKCSGRVIIVRDNNRFHRFEDGKCTCGDYW encoded by the coding sequence ATGCTTCGTCCAAATCTCCCAAAACCCCCGCAAAACCCTCTAAACCAGCAAAGCTTTGAACAAAACTACAGAGACATCTGCAACCTCCTCCTCTCCCTAACCCACTCAAGGTCCCTCCCAAAGGGTCTGCAACTCCATTCCCATGTCCTCAAATCAGGCCTCCAAACCATCCCTCTCATCTCCCACCACCTCATCAACTTCTACTCCAAGAACCAGCTCCCCCTTCATTCCCGCCAAATTTTTGAAGAAGCCTCACGAAAGTCATCAACTACTTGGAGCTCAGTCATCTCCTCATTTGCCCAGAACGAGCTTCCGGTCCTCGCCATTGAGTACTTTCGTCGAATGATTGGCGCGCAACTGCGCCCTGATGACCATATATACCCGAGCGTCGCCAAGTCCTGCGCGATTTTGAATCGGCTCGATGTTGGGCAGTCTGTGCATTGCCTTGCGGTGAAGACTGGGTACGAGTTTGATGTGTTTGTGGGAAGTTCTGTGGTCGATATGTATGCAAAATGCGGAGAGATAAGGGATGCTCGgaaggtgtttgatgaaattccTGAGAAGAATGTGGTTTCTTGGAGTGGGATGATATATGGGTATACTCAATTGGGTCAAGATGAGGAGGCTTTGAGACTATTTAAACAAGCCATGGTTGAAAATTTGGATGTCAATGACTTTACGTTTTCGAGTGTTATACGGGTTTGTGGCAATTCGACGCTTTTTGAATTGGGAAGGCAAATACATGGGTTATGCTTCAAAACGAACTTTGATTTGTCGAGCTTTGTTGGTAGTTCTTTGGTTTCTCTGTACTCTAAGTGTGGTGTGATTGAAGGAGCTTATCGTGTTTTTGATGAGATACCCATTAAGAATCTTGGAATGTGGAATGCAATGCTGATAGCAAGCGCCCAGCACGTGCACACGGACAACGCTCTTGATCTGTTTAAACAGATGGAAAGTGCAGGGATGAAGCCGAATTTCATTACGTTTTTGTGCGTGCTCTATGCTTGTAGCCATGCTGGGTTAGTTGAAAAGGGGCAATATTACTTTGGGCTCATGAAAGAGTATGGGATTGAGCCAGGGGAGCAGCATTATGCTACCCTAGTGGACCTGCTTGGCCGTGCTGGAAAATTGCAGGAAGCAGTTAAAATTATTGATGAAATGCCTATAGAACCAACAGAATCTATATGGGGAGCTTTATTAACGGGTTGTCGAATCCACGGTGACACTGAATTGGCAGCCCTTGTGGCTGACAGAGTCTTTGGGTTGGGTCCTGTGAGCTCTGGTCTGCATGTGCTTTTGTCTAATGCTTATGCTGCTGCCGGAAGATTTGAGGAAGCAGCAAAAGTCAGGAAGATGCTAAGAGATCGAGGGGTGAAAAAGGAAACGGGTTTGAGCTGGGTTGAGGAGGGAAACAAGATTCACACATTTGCGGCTGGGGACAGGACTCACATGAGAACTAAAGAGATTTATGAGAAGTTGGAGGAGTTAGGGGAGGAAATGGAGAAAGCTGGTTATGTTGCAGACACAAGTTTCGTGCTGAGAGAGGTAAATCGCGAAGAGAAAGATCAGACAATTAGGTATCACAGCGAAAGACTAGCTGTAGCATTTGGTCTTATAACCTTTCCGCCCGATAGACCAATTAGGATTATGAAGAACTTGCGCATTTGTGGTGATTGTCATACTGCAATTAAGTTTATGTCCAAGTGCTCAGGAAGGGTTATCATAGTGAGGGATAACAATAGGTTTCATAGGTTCGAGGATGGAAAGTGTACCTGCGGAGACTATTGGTGA